In Massilia violaceinigra, one DNA window encodes the following:
- a CDS encoding ATP-binding cassette domain-containing protein, with the protein MRKKNDDAPAIAPLARPGFVQVRGAREHNLKDVDVDIPRDALVVFTGVSGSGKSSLAFGTLYAEAQRRYLESVSPYARRLFHQMPVPEVDDIDGLPPAVALQQQRGSPTTRSSVGSVSTLSNSLRMLYSRAGDYPARQPLLYAESFSPNTPEGACTECHGLGRVYQVTEQSMVPDDSLTIRQRAVAAWPTAWHGQNLRDILVTLGYDVDTPWRDLPKKVRNWILFTDEQPTAPVYAGFTPDAVRAALKRKETPSYQGTFTGARRYVLHTFATTESASMKKRVARYMVSAECPLCGGKRLRQDSLSVTFGGMDIADLSRLPLERLSTLLRPFADGSAPRNARAAALHPEKTIVTRRIAEDLVARLDVLLALGLGYLSLERSTPTLSPGELQRLRLATQVRSNLFGVVYVLDEPSAGLHPADTEALLTALAQLKAAGNSLFVVEHALDVIRHADWIVDVGPEAGEQGGHILYSGPPDGLRHIEASHTRRYLFAADPPAPRTPRTPSAWLRLEGVTRNNLDRLDIELPLGVLASVTGVSGSGKSTLVSQVLVELVGAALGQPQVAQADEGDEPEHEEVIPTEGRIVAGMEHIKRLVRVDQKPIGRTPRSNLATYTGLFDHVRKLFAATKTARARRYDAGRFSFNVAKGRCEHCEGEGQVMVELLFLPSVYAPCPTCNGARYNTKTLEVTYNDKNIAEVLGMTVDSAAAFFADEAPVARSLEVLRDVGLGYLRLGQPATELSGGEAQRIKLATELQRAARGSMLYILDEPSTGLHPSDVDKLLVQLERLVEAGNSVIAVEHNMRVVAASDWVTDIGPGAGEAGGKVVFSGPPALLAREKGSRTAPYLGKFMAAKS; encoded by the coding sequence ATGCGCAAGAAAAACGACGACGCCCCCGCCATCGCACCGCTGGCCCGGCCCGGCTTCGTCCAGGTGCGCGGCGCGCGCGAGCATAATCTGAAAGACGTCGACGTCGACATTCCGCGCGACGCGCTGGTGGTGTTTACCGGCGTGTCCGGCTCGGGCAAGTCCTCGCTTGCTTTCGGTACCCTGTACGCCGAGGCCCAGCGGCGTTACCTCGAATCGGTCTCGCCCTACGCGCGCCGCCTGTTCCACCAGATGCCGGTGCCGGAAGTGGACGATATCGACGGCCTGCCGCCCGCCGTCGCCCTGCAGCAGCAGCGCGGCTCGCCCACCACCCGCTCGTCGGTCGGCAGCGTGAGCACCTTGTCCAATTCCCTGCGCATGCTCTATTCGCGCGCCGGCGACTATCCGGCGCGCCAGCCGCTCCTGTACGCCGAATCGTTTTCGCCGAATACCCCGGAAGGGGCGTGCACCGAGTGCCATGGCCTGGGGCGCGTGTATCAGGTCACGGAACAATCGATGGTCCCCGACGACAGCCTGACCATCCGCCAGCGCGCCGTCGCCGCCTGGCCCACCGCCTGGCACGGCCAGAACCTGCGCGATATTCTCGTCACGCTCGGCTACGACGTGGACACGCCCTGGCGCGACCTGCCCAAGAAAGTGCGCAACTGGATCCTGTTCACCGACGAGCAGCCGACCGCGCCGGTGTACGCGGGCTTCACGCCCGACGCGGTGCGCGCGGCGCTCAAGCGCAAGGAAACGCCGAGCTACCAGGGTACTTTTACCGGCGCGCGCCGCTACGTGCTGCACACCTTCGCCACCACCGAAAGCGCTTCGATGAAAAAGCGCGTGGCGCGCTACATGGTCAGTGCCGAATGTCCGCTGTGCGGCGGCAAGCGCTTGCGCCAGGACTCGCTCTCGGTGACGTTTGGGGGCATGGACATCGCCGACTTATCGCGCCTGCCGCTCGAGCGCCTGTCAACGCTGCTGCGGCCCTTCGCCGACGGCAGCGCGCCGCGCAATGCCAGGGCGGCCGCGCTGCATCCCGAAAAAACCATCGTCACGCGCCGCATCGCCGAAGATCTGGTTGCACGCCTCGACGTGCTGCTGGCGCTCGGCCTGGGCTACCTGTCGCTCGAACGCAGCACGCCGACCCTGTCGCCGGGCGAGCTGCAGCGCCTGCGGCTGGCGACCCAGGTGCGCTCGAACCTGTTCGGCGTGGTGTATGTGCTCGACGAGCCGTCCGCAGGCCTGCATCCGGCCGATACCGAAGCCTTGCTCACCGCGCTGGCCCAGCTCAAGGCGGCCGGTAATTCGCTGTTCGTGGTCGAGCATGCCCTCGACGTGATCCGTCACGCGGACTGGATTGTCGACGTCGGCCCCGAGGCGGGCGAGCAGGGCGGCCATATCCTGTACAGCGGTCCTCCGGACGGCCTGCGCCACATCGAGGCGTCGCACACGCGCCGCTATCTGTTCGCGGCCGATCCGCCGGCGCCGCGCACTCCGCGCACGCCAAGCGCCTGGCTGCGTCTCGAAGGCGTCACCCGCAATAACCTCGACCGCCTCGATATCGAGCTGCCGCTCGGCGTGCTGGCCAGCGTGACCGGCGTGTCCGGCTCGGGCAAATCGACCCTGGTCAGCCAGGTGCTGGTGGAGCTGGTTGGCGCCGCGCTCGGCCAGCCGCAGGTGGCGCAGGCCGACGAAGGCGACGAGCCGGAACACGAAGAAGTCATTCCTACCGAAGGCCGCATCGTCGCGGGCATGGAGCACATCAAGCGCCTGGTGCGGGTCGACCAGAAGCCGATCGGGCGCACACCGCGTTCCAACCTGGCCACCTACACCGGCCTGTTCGACCATGTGCGCAAGCTCTTCGCCGCCACCAAGACCGCGCGCGCCCGGCGCTACGACGCGGGCCGCTTTTCGTTCAACGTGGCCAAGGGGCGCTGCGAGCATTGCGAGGGCGAGGGCCAGGTCATGGTCGAACTTCTGTTCCTGCCCAGCGTGTACGCGCCATGCCCGACCTGCAACGGCGCGCGCTACAACACCAAGACGCTGGAAGTGACGTACAACGACAAGAATATCGCCGAGGTGCTGGGCATGACGGTCGATTCCGCCGCCGCGTTCTTCGCCGATGAAGCGCCGGTGGCGCGTTCGCTCGAGGTGCTGCGCGATGTCGGCCTGGGCTACCTGCGCCTCGGCCAGCCGGCCACCGAGCTATCGGGCGGCGAGGCGCAGCGCATCAAGCTGGCCACGGAGCTGCAGCGCGCCGCGCGCGGGAGCATGCTGTACATACTCGATGAACCCAGCACCGGCTTGCATCCGTCGGACGTCGACAAGCTGCTGGTGCAGCTGGAACGGCTGGTCGAAGCGGGGAACAGCGTCATCGCGGTCGAACACAATATGCGGGTCGTCGCCGCCAGCGACTGGGTGACCGATATCGGACCGGGCGCCGGCGAAGCGGGCGGCAAGGTGGTGTTTTCCGGGCCGCCGGCCTTGCTGGCGCGCGAAAAAGGCAGCCGCACCGCGCCTTATCTCGGCAAATTCATGGCCGCGAAAAGCTGA
- a CDS encoding RecQ family ATP-dependent DNA helicase, which translates to MTTHNQQLLHNGARAARRHTINKLLRSIFGVERLRDGQQQVIDSVLDGKDTLAIMPTGSGKSLCYQIPARILDGTTIVVSPLISLMKDQLEKLDALGVRAVQVNSSLTREEEDAAMAGIRGSFHEIVFCTPERLSTPSFLEALKEIKVALVVIDEAHCISQWGHDFRPAYLEMAAAIDALKRPPVLALTATATDDVVADIARQLGRARMNVVNTGIYRPNLHYRVAQVTNNGERYARALEYVQASEGVGIVYAATVKAAEEVLDILVNAGESATLYHGKLPAAERKRNQDEFMSGEKRVMVATNAFGMGIDKPDTRFVLHLQLPANLEAYYQESGRAGRDGLDAECTLLYFQDDKRLQQFFLVKHYPTANDLKAVYDAVCGMAQEEKVSFDRLNEELDELASGKLKICLKLLKDGKLLRQNRKLEYIVTPKEASADLFEELSAIYARKQERDRESLEQMVSYSVSGFCRWKVLLDYFKDEVEGFDKCCRCDNCLNPPVVAEIEIRDDEFERDPEPAPAAPHFEPGTQVRVPKFDVGTVVSMAGDQVTIEFPEHGEKTFLADYVEVA; encoded by the coding sequence ATGACTACTCACAACCAACAACTCCTCCACAACGGCGCCCGCGCCGCCCGCCGCCATACCATCAATAAACTGCTGCGCTCAATTTTCGGGGTGGAGAGATTGCGGGATGGCCAGCAACAAGTGATCGACAGCGTCCTTGACGGCAAGGATACGCTCGCGATCATGCCGACCGGCAGCGGTAAATCACTGTGCTATCAGATTCCTGCGCGCATCCTCGACGGGACCACGATAGTCGTCTCGCCTTTGATTTCTCTCATGAAAGACCAGCTCGAAAAGCTCGATGCGCTCGGCGTACGCGCCGTGCAGGTCAACAGCAGCCTGACGCGCGAGGAAGAAGACGCCGCGATGGCGGGCATTCGCGGCAGCTTTCACGAAATCGTGTTCTGCACGCCGGAGCGTTTGTCGACACCATCGTTCCTTGAAGCGCTCAAGGAGATCAAGGTCGCCCTGGTGGTGATCGATGAGGCACACTGCATTTCGCAGTGGGGCCACGATTTCCGGCCCGCGTACCTCGAGATGGCGGCCGCCATCGACGCGTTGAAACGCCCGCCGGTGCTGGCGCTGACCGCCACCGCGACCGACGACGTAGTGGCCGATATCGCCCGCCAGCTTGGCCGCGCGCGCATGAACGTCGTCAATACGGGCATCTACCGTCCCAACCTGCACTACCGCGTGGCCCAGGTCACCAACAACGGCGAGCGCTATGCGCGCGCGCTCGAATACGTGCAGGCGTCCGAGGGCGTGGGCATTGTCTACGCGGCCACCGTCAAGGCGGCCGAAGAGGTGCTCGACATTCTGGTGAACGCCGGCGAAAGCGCGACGCTCTATCACGGCAAGCTGCCCGCTGCGGAACGCAAGCGCAACCAGGATGAATTCATGTCCGGCGAAAAGCGCGTGATGGTCGCCACCAACGCCTTCGGCATGGGCATCGACAAGCCGGACACGCGTTTCGTGCTGCACCTGCAGCTGCCCGCCAATCTCGAAGCCTACTACCAGGAGTCCGGCCGTGCTGGGCGCGATGGGCTGGACGCCGAGTGCACCCTGCTGTACTTCCAGGACGACAAGCGCCTGCAGCAGTTCTTCCTCGTGAAGCACTACCCGACCGCGAACGACCTGAAAGCGGTCTACGATGCGGTATGCGGGATGGCGCAGGAAGAGAAGGTCAGTTTCGACCGCTTGAATGAAGAGCTGGACGAACTGGCATCGGGCAAGCTGAAAATCTGCCTCAAGCTGCTCAAGGACGGCAAGCTGCTGCGCCAGAACCGCAAGCTCGAATACATCGTGACGCCAAAGGAGGCCAGCGCCGATCTGTTCGAGGAGCTGTCCGCCATCTACGCACGCAAGCAGGAGCGTGACCGCGAATCGCTGGAACAGATGGTATCGTATTCAGTCAGCGGTTTTTGCCGCTGGAAGGTGCTGCTCGACTACTTCAAGGATGAAGTCGAGGGCTTCGACAAATGCTGCCGCTGCGATAACTGCCTCAATCCCCCGGTGGTGGCGGAGATCGAGATCCGTGACGATGAATTCGAGCGCGATCCCGAGCCAGCACCGGCGGCGCCGCACTTCGAGCCCGGCACCCAGGTACGCGTACCCAAGTTCGATGTCGGCACCGTGGTCTCGATGGCCGGCGACCAGGTGACCATTGAATTTCCCGAACACGGCGAAAAGACCTTCCTGGCCGATTACGTGGAAGTGGCTTGA
- a CDS encoding ligase-associated DNA damage response exonuclease has translation MSDMVVVRKEGLFCVPGQFYIDPWRPVDRAVITHAHGDHARVGHGHYLSAASGVNVLRSRLGEIHIDGLEYGERIVHNGVTVSLHPAGHVLGSAQVRMEHRGEVWVASGDYKVEPDRTCVPFEPVRCDTFITESTFGLPIYRWQPEQEIFDDINSWWRKNADEGRASVVFAYSFGKAQRILSGLDPSIGTIICHGAAEPINRVYREGGVALPPTVLVTQVEKAAIRRSIVIAPPSAGNSTWMKRFGDYSDSFASGWMQLRGARRRRGVDRGFVLSDHADWPGLMTAIRATEAPRVIVTHGSIPIMVRWLRQVGLDASGFDTEYGDEDEAVEAAGDPAVAPVTEPVPEGTSEVTDA, from the coding sequence ATGTCGGACATGGTAGTGGTACGCAAGGAGGGACTGTTCTGCGTCCCCGGGCAGTTCTACATCGACCCGTGGCGGCCGGTGGACCGTGCCGTGATCACCCACGCGCACGGCGACCACGCGCGCGTCGGCCATGGCCACTACCTGTCGGCCGCCAGCGGCGTGAACGTGCTGCGTTCGCGCCTGGGCGAGATCCACATCGACGGTCTCGAATACGGCGAGCGCATCGTGCACAACGGCGTGACGGTGTCGCTGCATCCGGCCGGCCACGTGCTCGGCTCGGCCCAGGTGCGCATGGAGCACCGCGGCGAAGTGTGGGTCGCTTCCGGCGACTACAAGGTCGAACCGGACCGCACCTGCGTGCCGTTCGAACCGGTGCGCTGCGACACCTTCATTACCGAATCGACCTTCGGCCTGCCGATCTACCGTTGGCAGCCGGAGCAGGAGATTTTCGATGACATCAACAGCTGGTGGCGCAAGAACGCCGACGAGGGCCGCGCCAGCGTGGTCTTCGCCTACTCGTTCGGCAAGGCGCAGCGCATCCTGTCCGGCCTCGATCCATCGATCGGCACCATCATCTGCCACGGCGCGGCCGAACCGATCAACCGGGTCTACCGCGAAGGCGGCGTGGCGTTGCCGCCCACCGTGCTGGTGACCCAGGTCGAAAAGGCGGCCATCAGGCGCTCGATCGTCATCGCGCCACCGTCGGCGGGCAATTCCACCTGGATGAAGCGCTTCGGCGACTACAGCGATTCGTTTGCCAGCGGCTGGATGCAGCTGCGCGGCGCACGCCGCCGGCGCGGGGTGGACCGTGGTTTCGTATTGTCCGACCACGCCGACTGGCCCGGCCTGATGACGGCGATTCGCGCCACCGAAGCGCCGCGCGTGATCGTCACCCACGGCTCGATTCCCATCATGGTGCGCTGGCTGCGCCAGGTGGGCCTGGACGCCTCGGGTTTCGACACCGAATACGGCGACGAGGATGAAGCCGTGGAAGCGGCAGGCGACCCTGCTGTGGCTCCGGTCACCGAACCAGTGCCCGAGGGGACGTCCGAGGTGACGGATGCGTGA
- a CDS encoding ATP-dependent DNA ligase, whose translation MREFARLYTELDETTATNRKLEALQAYFGSAAPDNAAWAVYFLAGGKPRQAVPTKLLRQYAIEYAQLDEWLFDESYNAVGDMAETIAHILPPPEQQSDIGLAEWMQERIGPLRGADPATIRTALFGFWNELDWRERFLLTKLIGGGFRVGVSKLLVTRALSSLAAVDSKLIAQRLMGWTDGSVRPTAAGFLQLIAAQSDDEHKLRGGQPYPFFLAHQLQGEPEGLGEVGDWQVEWKYDGIRAQLVRRGAQNYLWSRGEDLITERFPELAALHLPEGTVVDGEVLIWTEEDTPAAFADLQKRIGRKTLSAKLLAELPAVLVAYDLLEQDGVDLRALPQHERRALLEVLVRETARPQLRLSPLIHAASWNELASVRTESRARGVEGMMVKAREAQYGVGRTKNVGTWWKWKVDPHTIDAVLIYAQAGHGRRASLYTDYTFAVWDADGEGGERKLVPFANAYSGLTDAEIAVVDNAIRKTTIEKFGPVRSVRPTMVFEIGFEGIALSSRHKAGIAVRFPRILRKRDDKTIDDADSLDTLKGLLAAAGT comes from the coding sequence ATGCGTGAGTTTGCCCGCCTGTACACTGAGCTCGACGAGACTACCGCCACCAACCGCAAGCTCGAAGCGCTGCAAGCCTATTTCGGCAGCGCCGCCCCCGACAACGCCGCCTGGGCGGTCTACTTCCTGGCCGGCGGCAAGCCGCGCCAGGCCGTGCCGACCAAGCTGCTGCGCCAGTACGCCATCGAATACGCGCAGCTCGACGAGTGGCTGTTCGACGAGTCGTACAACGCCGTCGGCGACATGGCCGAAACCATCGCCCACATCCTGCCGCCGCCCGAACAGCAAAGCGACATCGGCCTGGCCGAGTGGATGCAGGAGCGCATTGGTCCCTTGCGCGGCGCCGATCCGGCCACCATCCGCACCGCCTTGTTCGGGTTCTGGAACGAACTCGATTGGCGCGAACGCTTTTTGCTGACCAAATTGATCGGCGGCGGCTTTCGCGTCGGCGTGTCGAAACTGCTGGTCACGCGCGCGCTGTCGTCGCTCGCGGCGGTCGACAGCAAGCTGATTGCCCAGCGCCTGATGGGCTGGACCGACGGCAGCGTGCGTCCCACCGCCGCCGGCTTTCTGCAGCTAATCGCCGCCCAATCGGACGACGAGCACAAACTGCGCGGCGGCCAGCCCTATCCCTTTTTCCTCGCGCACCAGTTGCAGGGCGAGCCGGAAGGGCTGGGGGAGGTGGGCGACTGGCAGGTGGAATGGAAGTACGACGGCATCCGCGCGCAGCTGGTGCGGCGCGGCGCGCAAAACTATCTGTGGTCGCGCGGCGAAGACTTGATCACCGAACGCTTTCCCGAACTGGCGGCGCTGCATCTGCCGGAAGGCACCGTGGTCGATGGCGAAGTGCTGATCTGGACCGAGGAAGACACGCCGGCCGCGTTCGCGGACCTGCAAAAACGCATCGGCCGCAAGACCTTGTCCGCCAAGCTGCTGGCCGAACTGCCGGCGGTGCTGGTGGCCTACGACTTGCTGGAGCAGGACGGGGTGGACCTGCGCGCGCTGCCCCAGCATGAGCGGCGCGCCCTGCTGGAGGTGCTGGTGCGCGAGACGGCCAGGCCGCAGCTCAGATTGTCGCCCCTGATCCACGCCGCCAGCTGGAACGAACTGGCGAGCGTGCGCACCGAATCGCGCGCGCGTGGCGTCGAGGGTATGATGGTCAAGGCGCGCGAGGCCCAGTATGGCGTGGGCCGCACCAAGAATGTGGGCACGTGGTGGAAGTGGAAGGTCGACCCGCACACCATCGACGCGGTGCTGATCTACGCGCAGGCGGGCCATGGGCGGCGTGCCTCGCTCTACACCGACTACACCTTCGCGGTGTGGGACGCGGACGGCGAAGGCGGGGAGCGCAAGCTGGTGCCCTTTGCCAATGCATACTCCGGCCTGACGGACGCCGAAATCGCGGTGGTCGACAATGCGATTCGCAAGACCACCATCGAAAAATTCGGGCCGGTGCGTTCGGTGCGCCCGACCATGGTGTTCGAGATCGGCTTCGAGGGCATTGCGCTGTCGAGCCGCCACAAGGCCGGCATCGCGGTGCGCTTTCCGCGGATCTTGCGCAAGCGCGACGACAAGACCATCGACGACGCCGATTCGCTCGATACCCTCAAGGGCCTGCTGGCCGCAGCCGGTACATGA
- a CDS encoding ligase-associated DNA damage response DEXH box helicase translates to MSKSQMARAIDDWFVQRKWKVFPFQRAVWRAALAGESGLLHANTGAGKTYAVWLAALLRGALAGKRKASGLRVLWITPMRALAADTQRALEEAKAVLAPGWTVGARTGDTSSSERARQSRAMPSALITTPESLSLLLSHAAAQTQFASLDMIIIDEWHELMGSKRGVQVQLALARLRHWNPQLVVWGLSATMGNLAQAQDVLLGEGKGTLVEGDLKKEIRVDTLIPANVSRFPWGGHLGIAMLQPVINEIEAYNATLVFTNTRSQSELWYQNILEARPDWAGVIALHHGSLDREVREWVENGLKKGELKAVICTASLDLGVDFLPVERVLQIGSAKGIARLLQRAGRSGHAPGRVSRVTLVPTNSLELLEAAGAKHAVAARRIEGRLVPNKPFDVLVQHLVTVALGGGFRSEQLYEEVRSAWSYRALSPEEWQWALDFVARGGQSLIAYPEYQRVIADDEGVNRVPSVALGRRHRMGIGTIVSDSTMQVKYMSGGRIGSVEESFISRLKAGDHFLFGGRILEFVRVHEMTAFVKRATGARGAVTRWQGAKMPMSSELAHAALEELRHAAQSEFRGPEMEAIRPLLEIQQRWSALPTIDTLVVEAMTSREGYHLFMYPFAGRSVHMGLASLFAYRIARVQPITFSIAINDYGFELLAAEPVDWARAFLAASENVTGLEVPLFSTELLLEDVLASLNATQLSQQRFREVARIAGLVFQGYPGQPKSTRQIQASSSLFFEVFRKHDAANLLLTQAQREVMEQELELTRLRDTLIELHGRGVAFREVKRATPFGFALMVERFREKLSTEKLSDRVGRMLRELEKAAVP, encoded by the coding sequence ATGAGCAAGAGCCAGATGGCGCGCGCCATCGACGACTGGTTCGTCCAGCGCAAATGGAAGGTGTTCCCGTTCCAGCGCGCGGTGTGGCGCGCCGCGCTGGCCGGCGAATCGGGCCTGCTGCACGCGAACACGGGCGCGGGCAAGACCTATGCGGTGTGGCTGGCGGCGCTGCTGCGCGGCGCGCTGGCCGGCAAGCGCAAGGCGTCCGGCCTGCGCGTGCTGTGGATTACGCCGATGCGCGCGCTGGCCGCCGATACCCAGCGCGCACTGGAGGAGGCGAAGGCGGTGCTGGCGCCCGGCTGGACGGTCGGCGCGCGCACCGGCGACACCAGCTCAAGCGAGCGCGCGCGCCAGTCGCGCGCGATGCCGTCGGCGCTCATCACCACGCCCGAAAGCCTGTCGCTGCTGCTCAGCCACGCGGCGGCGCAGACCCAGTTCGCCAGCCTGGACATGATCATCATCGACGAGTGGCATGAACTCATGGGCAGCAAGCGCGGGGTGCAGGTGCAGCTGGCGCTGGCCCGCCTGCGCCACTGGAACCCGCAACTGGTGGTGTGGGGCTTGTCGGCCACGATGGGCAACCTGGCGCAGGCGCAGGACGTGCTGCTCGGCGAAGGGAAGGGCACGCTGGTCGAAGGCGACCTGAAAAAGGAGATCCGGGTCGATACCCTGATCCCCGCCAACGTGTCGCGCTTTCCGTGGGGCGGGCACCTTGGCATCGCCATGCTGCAGCCGGTGATCAACGAGATCGAGGCATACAACGCCACGCTGGTATTTACCAATACCCGCTCGCAGTCGGAGCTGTGGTACCAGAATATCCTGGAGGCGCGCCCGGACTGGGCCGGCGTGATCGCGCTGCATCACGGCTCGCTCGACCGCGAAGTGCGGGAGTGGGTCGAAAATGGGCTGAAAAAAGGTGAGCTCAAAGCGGTGATCTGCACCGCCAGCCTCGATCTGGGAGTGGACTTCCTGCCGGTCGAACGGGTGCTGCAGATCGGGAGCGCCAAGGGCATCGCGCGCTTGCTTCAACGGGCGGGGCGCAGCGGCCACGCGCCGGGGCGCGTCTCGCGCGTGACGCTGGTGCCCACCAACAGCCTGGAATTGCTGGAAGCGGCCGGCGCCAAGCACGCCGTCGCGGCGCGCCGCATCGAAGGGCGCCTGGTGCCCAACAAGCCGTTCGACGTGCTGGTGCAGCATCTGGTGACGGTGGCGCTGGGCGGCGGTTTTCGCTCCGAACAGCTGTACGAAGAAGTGCGCAGCGCCTGGTCGTACCGCGCGCTCTCGCCCGAAGAGTGGCAGTGGGCGCTCGATTTCGTGGCGCGCGGCGGGCAAAGCCTGATCGCGTATCCGGAATACCAGCGCGTCATTGCCGACGACGAGGGCGTGAACCGCGTGCCGAGCGTGGCGCTGGGGCGGCGCCACCGTATGGGCATCGGCACCATCGTGTCCGATTCGACGATGCAGGTGAAGTACATGAGCGGGGGGCGCATCGGCAGCGTCGAGGAATCGTTCATCTCGCGCCTGAAGGCGGGCGATCATTTCCTGTTCGGCGGGCGCATCCTGGAATTCGTGCGAGTGCACGAGATGACCGCGTTTGTGAAGCGCGCGACCGGTGCGCGCGGGGCGGTGACGCGCTGGCAGGGCGCCAAGATGCCGATGTCGTCGGAACTGGCGCACGCCGCGCTGGAAGAATTGCGCCACGCGGCGCAGAGCGAATTCCGCGGCCCGGAAATGGAGGCGATCCGCCCGCTGCTGGAAATCCAGCAGCGCTGGTCCGCGCTGCCGACCATCGATACCCTGGTGGTGGAGGCCATGACCAGCCGCGAGGGCTATCACCTGTTCATGTATCCGTTCGCGGGACGCTCGGTGCACATGGGACTGGCCTCGCTGTTCGCGTACCGGATCGCGCGCGTGCAGCCGATTACGTTTTCGATTGCGATCAACGATTATGGCTTCGAGCTGCTGGCGGCCGAACCGGTGGACTGGGCGCGCGCCTTTTTGGCCGCGTCCGAGAACGTGACGGGGCTTGAGGTGCCGCTGTTCTCGACCGAACTGCTGCTCGAAGACGTGCTGGCGAGCCTGAACGCGACCCAGCTCTCGCAGCAGCGCTTCCGCGAAGTGGCGCGCATCGCCGGGCTGGTGTTCCAGGGGTATCCGGGCCAGCCGAAAAGCACGCGCCAGATCCAGGCCTCGTCGTCGCTGTTTTTCGAGGTGTTCCGCAAGCACGATGCGGCTAACCTGCTGCTCACGCAGGCGCAGCGCGAAGTGATGGAGCAGGAGCTGGAATTGACGCGCCTGCGCGATACCTTGATCGAGCTGCACGGGCGCGGCGTGGCCTTCCGCGAAGTCAAACGCGCCACGCCGTTCGGCTTTGCGCTGATGGTCGAGCGCTTCCGCGAAAAACTCAGTACTGAAAAACTGTCGGACCGCGTCGGGCGCATGCTGCGCGAACTGGAGAAAGCGGCCGTGCCATGA